A genomic region of Paenibacillus sp. PL2-23 contains the following coding sequences:
- a CDS encoding cytochrome c biogenesis protein CcdA — protein MTDVNMWLAFGAGFASFVSPCCLPLYPSYLSYITGISVAELKDAQRMTAKKRMLMMTHTLFFVLGFCTVYYTLGYGTNVFSEFFSEYNVLIRQLSAILIILMGLFLMGIFQPRLLMKERRMDFVPKKASYVGSFIFGIGFSAGWTPCIGPALTAILGLAASEPGTWFTLTTAYALGFAIPFFVLAFFLGTAKWILRYSSLVMKIGGAVMILMGILLFTDQMTKITIWLNLITPEWMKF, from the coding sequence TTGACTGACGTTAATATGTGGCTGGCATTCGGAGCGGGATTCGCTTCCTTCGTTTCCCCCTGCTGTCTGCCCTTGTACCCGTCTTATTTGTCCTACATAACCGGCATATCCGTCGCAGAGCTGAAGGACGCCCAGCGTATGACCGCCAAAAAACGCATGCTCATGATGACGCATACGTTGTTTTTTGTGCTGGGCTTCTGCACGGTCTATTACACGCTTGGATACGGAACAAACGTATTCAGCGAGTTTTTCAGCGAATATAACGTCCTTATTCGGCAATTATCGGCTATTCTGATTATATTGATGGGCTTGTTCCTTATGGGTATATTCCAGCCGCGTCTGCTGATGAAGGAGCGCAGAATGGACTTTGTGCCCAAAAAAGCGAGCTACGTTGGCTCATTCATATTCGGAATTGGCTTCTCCGCGGGCTGGACCCCATGCATCGGTCCGGCTTTGACAGCCATCCTTGGCCTTGCGGCTTCGGAGCCAGGCACATGGTTTACCTTGACTACCGCTTATGCTCTCGGCTTTGCGATTCCTTTTTTTGTGCTTGCTTTTTTCCTGGGCACGGCCAAGTGGATTCTTCGCTACTCCTCGCTCGTGATGAAAATCGGCGGCGCCGTAATGATTCTGATGGGCATTCTTCTCTTCACGGATCAAATGACCAAAATTACGATTTGGCTTAACCTGATTACGCCGGAATGGATGAAGTTTTAG
- the mntR gene encoding transcriptional regulator MntR: protein MPTPSMEDYLERIYKLIDEKGYARVSDIAEGLEVHPSSVTKMIQKLDKDNYLIYEKYRGLVLTNKGKKMGKRLVDRHHLLESFLTTIGVQEENIYKDVEGIEHHLSWDSITCIETLVEYFRRDSARLDELKALRSLMDETE from the coding sequence GTGCCGACTCCGAGCATGGAAGACTACTTGGAACGAATCTATAAACTGATTGACGAAAAAGGATATGCTCGTGTGTCCGATATTGCGGAAGGGCTTGAAGTGCATCCCTCCTCCGTTACAAAGATGATTCAGAAGCTGGATAAGGACAACTACCTCATCTATGAGAAATACAGGGGGCTTGTTCTCACCAATAAAGGCAAGAAGATGGGGAAGAGGCTTGTTGACCGACATCACTTGCTGGAGTCGTTTTTGACAACAATCGGCGTCCAGGAGGAAAATATTTATAAGGATGTTGAGGGAATCGAGCATCATCTGAGCTGGGATTCCATTACCTGCATCGAAACGCTTGTCGAATACTTCAGAAGAGACAGCGCCAGATTGGACGAGCTGAAGGCTCTGCGCTCGCTGATGGATGAGACGGAATAA
- the splB gene encoding spore photoproduct lyase has protein sequence MVQQLQERPPRVDRSSLSFVPELVYFEPASLDYPKGRQIFDWVTREGIPYRMTTSHNRITNLPGDTELEQYKIAKQTLVVGLRKTLKFDTSKPSAEYAIPIATGCMAHCHYCYLQTTLGAKPYIRVYVNMDDILEAAQGYLDERAPEITRFEAACTSDPVGLEPITGSLREVIEFMGNQSLGRLRFVTKFHHVDSLLDAKHNGHTRIRFSVNSKYVIKHFEPKTSRFEQRIEAAAKCAAAGYPIGFIIAPIIWHEGWQEGYAELLESLDQALPHDARGDLTFELIQHRFTKTAKNVIEKRYPKTKLEMDIEKRKYKWGRWGQGKYVYPDEQADALRMFISEHVFERFPESRIEYFT, from the coding sequence ATGGTTCAACAGCTGCAAGAACGGCCGCCTCGCGTCGATCGTTCGTCACTTTCCTTTGTCCCTGAGCTTGTGTATTTCGAGCCGGCATCACTTGATTATCCCAAGGGACGCCAAATCTTCGATTGGGTCACCCGAGAAGGCATCCCTTACCGTATGACCACCTCCCACAACCGCATTACCAATTTGCCGGGCGACACCGAGCTTGAGCAATACAAGATCGCCAAGCAAACATTAGTTGTAGGGCTTCGCAAAACGTTGAAATTTGACACCTCCAAGCCCTCAGCGGAATATGCGATCCCTATCGCAACCGGCTGCATGGCCCATTGCCATTATTGCTACCTGCAGACCACCCTGGGAGCGAAGCCTTATATTCGGGTTTACGTTAACATGGACGACATTCTGGAGGCTGCACAGGGATATCTGGATGAAAGAGCGCCTGAAATCACTCGGTTTGAAGCCGCCTGCACCTCGGACCCTGTAGGACTGGAGCCCATTACGGGAAGCTTGCGGGAGGTCATTGAATTTATGGGGAATCAGTCCTTGGGCAGGCTGCGCTTTGTCACGAAATTCCATCATGTCGATTCGTTGCTGGATGCCAAGCATAACGGACATACGCGAATTCGGTTCAGCGTGAACAGCAAATACGTCATCAAGCATTTCGAGCCCAAAACGTCGCGTTTCGAGCAGCGGATCGAAGCGGCTGCCAAATGCGCCGCTGCAGGCTACCCCATCGGCTTCATTATTGCGCCCATTATTTGGCACGAGGGCTGGCAGGAAGGTTACGCCGAGCTGCTGGAGTCCTTGGATCAAGCGCTGCCTCATGACGCGAGAGGGGATCTGACCTTCGAGCTGATCCAGCACCGCTTCACTAAAACAGCCAAAAACGTGATCGAAAAACGGTATCCCAAAACAAAGCTTGAGATGGATATCGAGAAGCGCAAATACAAATGGGGACGCTGGGGGCAAGGCAAATATGTGTATCCCGACGAACAAGCGGACGCGCTCCGCATGTTTATATCGGAGCACGTCTTCGAGCGTTTTCCAGAATCGCGAATCGAATACTTCACATGA
- a CDS encoding metal ABC transporter permease: MEIVTSEFFQRALLGGLLIGITAPLMGFFLVLRRLSMIGDALSHVAIAGVALGFLTNLYPIAVGLLFAIAASFAIEKLRKAYKTYAELSLAIIMAGGIGLASILFTAGDSMMDVNSYLFGSIYTLDGTDLYTIGIVTAIVLIVMISQSKALFLLTFDEEAASVSGLPVRYYNVMISVLTALVISVAIKIVGALLVSALLTIPAACSLIIARSFRSGMMIVIAVGELAVIAGLMIAGVWNLAPGGTIVLLLIAMLLLLLLFKRSFRAGG; this comes from the coding sequence TTGGAGATCGTAACTAGCGAGTTTTTTCAAAGAGCGCTGCTTGGCGGCCTGCTGATTGGCATTACAGCGCCGCTTATGGGATTTTTCCTTGTGCTGCGCAGGTTGTCCATGATTGGAGATGCCTTGTCTCATGTAGCCATTGCGGGAGTGGCGCTTGGTTTTCTAACCAATCTCTACCCCATTGCTGTGGGATTGCTGTTCGCGATTGCGGCATCCTTCGCGATTGAGAAGCTGCGCAAGGCGTACAAGACCTACGCCGAGTTGTCCCTGGCTATTATTATGGCGGGCGGGATTGGCCTGGCATCCATTCTATTCACCGCTGGGGACAGCATGATGGACGTCAACAGCTACCTGTTCGGCAGCATCTATACGCTGGACGGGACGGATTTGTATACAATTGGCATTGTGACGGCAATCGTGCTTATTGTAATGATCTCGCAATCCAAAGCGCTGTTCCTGCTTACCTTCGACGAGGAGGCGGCTTCTGTCAGCGGCTTGCCCGTCCGATACTATAATGTTATGATTAGCGTGCTTACGGCTCTGGTCATAAGCGTGGCCATCAAGATTGTCGGGGCGCTGCTGGTGTCAGCCTTGCTTACCATACCTGCTGCCTGCAGCCTGATTATCGCAAGAAGCTTCAGGTCAGGCATGATGATCGTTATTGCTGTTGGGGAGCTGGCCGTCATTGCCGGACTTATGATTGCCGGCGTCTGGAACCTGGCTCCGGGAGGCACCATTGTCCTGCTGCTTATTGCAATGCTGCTGCTGCTCCTGCTGTTCAAACGAAGCTTCCGCGCAGGCGGGTAG